Genomic DNA from Marinobacter sp. MDS2:
GTCCCGGTACTGAAAAGTAGCGGAGAGCCATCCAGTGCCATGCAACAACAAACGTTGGCCTCCCTGCCAGCGCCAGCTGCAGCTCCCAAAGAACGTGCAGCGCAGCCTCTCTCCTCCGCTGCGCTACCCGAAGAAACAAACGATGCTATTTATGCGGAGCAGCCTACCTCCGTTACTCCATCCTCCGAACACAGCATCACCGCCGAGGCGTTTGAAGTTGAGCCAATTCCGGATGACCTCCAAACGGTGGCATTCGCAGAACCTTTTACACCACCTCCCATAAAACCGGAGCCCGCAACAACCGGCAAACTGGTGCTTCGCTCTAACGTTGTGGGTGATCAGGTCAGGATCAATGGCAAGAACTACGGGGCCACCCGGCTTGATCTGGAGCTGGAGCCCGGCCGTTACGAGATCATCATTGAAAAGCCGGGGTTTAAGCCGTGGCAGAACGCCATTGCCCTTAAAGCTGGCCAGGACCTCACCTTGGTAGGCCAGCTCGAACAGTACACCACCGTTAATTACTCGAATGGCCGCTGGATCGGCGGTGTTAAAACCGGAGACGGAAGCTGGGTAGACGAATCTGGTCTACGCTATGAGGGGCACTTCGTTAATGGCCTGTTCGATGGCACAGGCACAGCCTGGTACCCGGACGGCAGCCGGTATGACGGCGACTGGGTAAAAGGCCAACAACACGGTGAAGGCCAGTGGCGCGGCGCTGATAACGCTCAATACACCGGCCGCTTTGAACGCAACGAGTTTCACGGTCAGGGCACGCTGACCAAAGCCAATGGCGACATACTTACGGGCAACTGGATGCAAGGCAAAATGCAGGGGCTGGGCTCTCTCACCACCGCAGACGGCCTCTTATACGTCGGCAACTTCCGCAACGGCGAGTTCCATGGCGAAGGCACCCTGACCTACCCGGATGGCCGCTCCTACGAAGGCCAGTTCTCGAACGGCACCTTCCACGGCAAGGGCTCGGAAATCTTTGCAGACGGCAAGAAGTACGATGGCCAATATATGGACGGCAAATTTCATGGCGCAGGACTGCTACGTAATCCTAACGGCAGCTCGATTGAAGCGACGTTCCGCCTCGGCGAACCCTATGGAAAGGTGCGCCTGACGACAGCGGCCGGCGAAGTCTTCACCGCCCGCACAACCGAGCCCGGCGTGTGCTATCGGGACAAAAGCTATAGGGCAACGCAATGCCCGCAACTGGAAGGCTGGTAATAACACCCCGGTCGCGACACCAACGAGTTTGCAGTAACAGGTTGAGGTAGTGAGATGGCAATCAAAAATGCTTTGCTGGTTGACGATTCCAAGGTTGCCAGGTTCGCCCTGAGCAAAATTCTTGAGAATCGGGACATGGAAGTGAACATGGCAAGCTCTGCCGAAGAAGCTCTGGAATTTCTGAGCAAAAATCCAGCACCGGATGTGATCTTCATGGATCACCTGATGCCGGGCATGAGTGGTGTTGAAGCCGCAAAGGCGATCAAAAACAACCCCGACACCGCCGGCATTCCCATCATCATGTGCACCTCGAAGAAGTCGTCTTCGTTCTCGGATGAAGCGAAAAATTTCGGCATATACAGCATTCTCACCAAGCCCCCTCAAAGCGAAGGGCTGACCATTATGCTGGAGCAGTTGGCGACAGACGTTGAGCGCGGAACACTGCCAATGCCCGAAAACCTGTCATCGCCTGCATCGGACGAAGAAGCCGCCATCACTCTGCCCACCCAAAGCAGTTCGGAAAGTACCAGTGCTGCAGGTGCGAACGAAGTGCCCTTGACCGCCGAACTGATTGAACAGATTTCCCGCTCGGCCGTGAAGACCAACATCAACAATCGTTTGCACGAACTGCTCAAAGACTTGTTCGACGAGCAATACATTCATGTAAAACGTGCGCTCGAAGACAACGAGAAAAAGCAGGAAGCCCAAATTAAAGAACACCTGAAAACACTGACCGAACTGGTAGACGAGCGCACCCGCAACCTGCGCGATGAGGTGGCCGCGGAAATCAACATGAACCTGAGTCGCGAGCTGGCGATCTCGCGCAAAGAAATGGCGAAAAACTCCGGGTTCACAGCCGAGCACATGGCCGAGCTGAAAGACCACATCACCAGCGTACAAACGATCGACACAGAATTCTGGCAGACGCTTCAGTCTGAGGCCGTGCAACAAGCCCACGAAATCTCCCGTGAGACCGCCGAGGATATTGCCCAGCGCACCATCGATCTTTACGTCGCTCAACAAAAAGCCGCCCACTCCCGCATCTACACCTTGGGGCTGGCCGTGAGCTTAGGCATTTTCAGTGTCGGCATTGCCTGGCTGTCAGGCTTGTTCGGCTAACATCTGCTTTATATCTTGCCAGCGTGCGGGAGTGTCGACATCCAGCGCCACTCCCGCAATCTTCACACGGCACGCATCGACCTGATTCAATACACGCCCTGCCCCCGCATCACCTTGCAACCTGAGCACTTCAGGCCAAAGCCGCCGCGGAATCCAGGCCGGCACCCCCACTCGCGAACCGTAATCCGCTGCCCACACTTGATCAGGCATTTGCCGTGCGCCATCACGAAGAGCGACAAGACCGCGCTGATCCAGCAAGGGCTGATCCCCGACCAGTACATACACACCCCGGGCCGAAGGCCCCAACGTATTGATTCCTGCGGCCAGAGAAGCAGACAGCCCCTGCTGCCAGCCAGAACAATACACCCAGCGTGTAGCGGATTGCCCGCACCGATAACGGATCAGAGGGTACCTTGCTCCGACAACCACCGAAACGCAACGTGACAGCAGCCTGGCTTGCCCGATGGCATGCCCCAGCAATGTGCCCTGCCCGGGAATGTTCAAGGTTTGTTTGGCCCGGCCCATACGAGCACTGCGGCCCGCTGCCAGCACCAATGCCGGAAACTGCTGATCGAGCGGTGAGCGGTTCGTGGCTATGATGCAGCCTCCTGTTAGACGTTCTCATTTGCAAACTGCTGAAGAGAACGATTTTTGCTAGAATCACGCCACCATGCAACCAATATAGTCAGGCCATTCATGAACCATCTTTTCGTCGACAACCTCACCGTGATTGATTTCGCCTATCTGGACCCGACCCGGGGCTTAGTAGGCGAAAGCTGGATTGCCGACGTGGTCCTCGGCGGCGAGCTCGACGACCAAGGCATGGTCTTTGACTTCAGCAACGTCAAACGCACCATCAAGCGTGTTATCGACGAGCGGGTGGACCACCGGCTGGTGATCCCGAGAGGCTACGAAGGGCTGCACTGGGACGAAGACCAGCCCAACACCTTCCGCTGGGATCTGACGAACGGCGGTCATATATCCCACACCTCACCGGACGAAGCCGTTGTCTGGCTGTCTTCCGAACGCGTGGAGAAGCCTGCCGTCGCAGCCTTACTGGAAAAAGAACTGAAGGCCGTGCTGCCTGGTAACGTCACCACCGTTGAGATCAACCTGCGGGAAGACATCATCGAAGGCCCTTACTACCACTATGTGCATGGCCTGAAGAAGCATCTTGGCAACTGCCAGCGCATTGCACACGGGCACCGCTCCCCTATCCGCATTGACCGTAACGGACAGCGAGACACCGAGCTGGAGAAACGGTGGGCGAAACTGTGGGAAGACATCTACGTAGGCACGGAAGAAGACGTTACCCGCCGCTTTGTGGGCGACGACGGACAGCACTACATCAGCTTCGACTACGAAGCCAATCAGGGGGAGTTTGCCCTGACCCTGCCGGAGAGCCGTGTTTACATGCTGGAAACCGACACCACGGTAGAGCTGATTGCGGCTCACATGGCAGACGTACTGAAAGCAGAGTTTCCGGAAGACGAGATTCGCGTGAAGGCTTACGAGGGGGTTGGCAAGGGGGCTATCGCGGTTCGGTGAGGATTTGCTTGGGAGTATGAGGGGTCAGACCCGTGGGGTCTGACCCCGGACCTACTTTCTTTCAGGCACAAAAAAACCGCCCGAAGGCGGTTTTTTTGATGGCTTCCCGGTGGACTAAACCGTGAAGCCGTATTGGCGTCCCCTAGGGGGTTCGAACCCCTGTTGCCGCCGTGAAAGGGCGGAGTCCTAGGCCACTAGACGAAGGGGACTAGAAATTGGTGGAGCCAGGCGGGATCGAACCGCCGACCTCAACACTGCCAGTGTTGCGCTCTCCCAGCTGAGCTATGGCCCCTCAACGGATGCGTATATTAAGGATCCGCCCCTAGGCCGTCAACACCCAAATCCTCTTTTTTTAAAGTTTTTTCGACTTCCCTGTCGACATCGATCAATTAACAAACAAACCGCTCATCAAACGTCCAAAGCGGCGTATTCTTTCTCTACTTTCTTGGTTTCTTTCTTGGAGAAACCACCCAAAACATCCAACGCACTACGCAAACGAGAACGCGTCATGTCCGGGCCAAGCAGTGCCATCGAGTCCATAACCGACCAGGAATTCGGTGTTCCGGCAATCGCGACGAAGATCGAGAACATGAAATCGCCCATCTTCAAATCCATCGCCTTCGCCAGTGCTTTAATATCGGCGAAGATCGTGTCTTTGCTCCAATGACGCTGAGCTTCCAGCCTCCACAGCGTAAACTGAAGCACACGCTTCACCTGTGCCTGCTCCAGCTTCTTGTGCTCGAAGTCTTCCGGCTTCAAATTCAACATACCGCTGAACATGAACTGCGCCATAGGGGCAACATCCGAAAACACCTCTGCCCGGCCCTTAATGTGAGGCACAAGCGCCTTAAGCGCATCTTCGTTGAACCACCAATCGCGCAGGCGAGCCATAAACTGCTCGTCACTCAGGTCGTCACGAACCCACTGGCCGTTCAACCAACGCAGCTTCTCTACATCAAACACCGGGCCACCCAGGGACACACGCTGGATATCGAAGTTTTCAATCATCTCGTCCAGAGAAAACTTCTCACGCTCATCCGGCATCGACCAACCCATTCGGCCCAGGTAGTTGGTCACTGCTTCCGGCATGAAACCCATGCGCTCATAGAAATTGATGCTGGTCGGGTTTTTACGCTTCGACAGTTTGCTCTTGTCCGGGTTACGCAACAGCGGCAAGTGGCACAGCTCCGGCATATCCCAGCCGAAATATTCATACAGCAACTTATGCTTGGGCGCAGAGTTGATCCACTCTTCGCCCCGAAGTACGTGGGTGATTTCCATCAGGTGGTCATCCACCACGTTGGCCAGGTGGTAGGTTGGCATGCCGTCCGACTTCAACAGAATCTGACAATCCACCTGAGCCCAATCAATCTCAATGGTGCCACGGAGCATGTCCTGAATTTCGCACACACCTTCATCAGGCACCTTCATGCGAATCACATAGGATTCGCCCGCATCCAAACGACGCTTCACTTCTTCCTGCGATAATTCCAGATCACCTTTGATACCCGGGTTCTGGCCGTTCGCTTTACGCTCTTCCCGAATCGCATCCAACTCTTCCGGTGTACGGAAACAATAAAAAGCATGACCTGCAGTAACCAGGTCTTCGGCATACTGGGCGTACATGTGCTTACGCTCAGACTGGCGATACGGGCCGTGCGGGCCGCCCACATCGGGACCTTCGTCCCAGTTCAGCCCCAGCCAGCGCAACGCCTTGAGAATGTCCTGTTCAGATTCAGCCGTACTACGCACCTGATCGGTATCTTCAATCCGCAGAATAAACTGGCCACCGTGCTGGCGCGCAAAGCACAAATTAAACAAGGCCACGTAGGCGGTACCAACGTGAGGGTCACCCGTGGGCGACGGAGCAATTCGAGTACGTACTGTCATGAAACCATCCTGAAAATAAGTGGCCGATAAATAAGTTAGGCATTATAACGGGCCTGCCCCGGTTTCGCATGATTCGGTTTTACGAACCGCCTCAACAGGTGTTATATTATAACGTATCAAACATATTGCAGGACCCCACCATGAACTTCACCAAAACCACCCTTGCTCTGGGCTTGGCCGCCCTGGTTTCCGCCACGCCGGCATTCGCCACCAACATTGTTGCATCCATCAAGCCGATTGAACTCATTGTGAAAGCGGTTGCCGGTGACAACATGAATGTCTCCACCATCGTGCCGCCGGGGTCCAGCCCGCACAATTACAGCATGAAACCGTCACAACGCCGGGCACTGGAGCAGGCCGATGCAATTTTTTGGGTAGGACCAGACATGGAGACCTTCCTCAGCCGCCTGCTTGGCGGAAAGGAGTTCGCAGGCAAGGTCGTTGCATTCACGGAACCGTCCGAAGGTGAGCCGGACATGCATCACGACCACCACGACCACCACGACCACCACCATCATCACGGCCACGATCACGGCGACGGTGAAGACCCGCATCTGTGGGTAGATCCGGGTATGGCACTGCAGATGGCCAAAGCCGTCCATGCCAAGCTCAGCACCCTAGACGGCATTAACACCTCTGAGCTAGACGCCAATCTGGAACGGTTCGAGCAAAGCCTGCACACAACAGAGCAGCGCATCAAAGCAAGCTTCAACCAACTTGAGGGCACCAGCCTGTTCGCCTACCACAACGCATTCGAACGGTTTGCCGAACACTACGAACTCGATCTGGCCGGTGTACTCACCCTCAATCCCGAATTGTCACCCGGGGCCCGCCACATCGCCGAGGTGCAAAAGAAGCTGCGCGCTGCCAATCAGCCCTGCTTGCTCACGGAACCTCAGTTCAACCGCCAATGGTGGCGATCCATCACCGAAGGACTGACCGTGACCGTCAGCACCTGGGACCCACTGGCCACTGATATCAACTCCACAGCCAACGGCTACCTCGAGTTCCAGCAATCCATTGCCAACGCCGTGCTCGAATGCTTACCACAGTAAGCTGAGCATCAGCGGGATAGACACCATCGCCAGAAGGGTCTGCCCGCTGATAATCCCGGCCATCAAGGGCGCGTCACCACCCAATTGGCGCGCCAGAATATAGGCAGACGTGGCAGTCGGAAGAGTCGCCAGCAGCACCGCCACTTGCACCAGTAACCCGTTCAGCCCCAGCATCCAGGCCAAACCAACCGCCATCATCGGAAACGCAAGCAGCTTCAGCGCAGACGACACCAAGAAGGGCGCAGACGCACCGCGCAACGCACTCAGCTGCAAACCGGCGCCCACCGTCATCAGGCCCATAGGCAAGGCCAAATTACTTAACGGCTCCAGCGTACCCGCCAGCAGTGGATGAAAACCAATCTCGAAGAAGCTCCACAACACTCCCAACACCGAACCCACTATCAGTGGATTGGTAACAATTGCGCGCAAGACCTGCTTCAAACTCACCTTGTCTTGGCCGGCCACCAGAGAAAACATCAGAATGCATAGCAAGTTCAGCATCGGCACCATAATGGCAACCGCGATGGCGGTCAGCGATAAACCGTCGTCGCCCAGCAGCATCCCGCCAGCGGCCAACCCCACGTAAGAGTTGAAACGAATCGCCCCCTGGTAGACCGAAGAAAACACCGGCCCACTCCAACGCCAGAACAACTGAACAACCACCAGCGCCAACGTCATAGCCGCCAACATCGAGATGATCAGCAACGCGGTATCGGCATAGGCCGATACCGGAAGCCGCGCCTGCCCCAACTTGAACACCAACATGGCCGGGAACAGAATGTAGTAGGTGAAGCGTTCTGCCTGCGGCCAGAAATCACCACCGGGGAAATTAATCCGCCTGAGAACATGCCCCAACATGATCAAAACAAACACCGGCACCAGCGCCTGAACGACTACCTGCATGCTATAGACCTTATAACCGTTGCCATTTTGCTCCCCTGGAGTTAGATTCAGGGTATTGCTTTCCAAAACGGCGTAATGTGAACAACGTGAACACCCCGATTTACGGCATTCATACACCAAATATCGCACTGCGGTCTTCTTTCGAGAACACCGGCAGGGCTGTTATACGCCTCTGATTCCGCTGAATCCACTCTTCCCCTCTTCCGGATTCAGCGCTTAAACCACACTTATTGTTTAGAATTTTTTCAGGAGATTCCTATGGCTGAATTACCTTCAATCGTAGTTGCAGAAGAAGATTACAACCGCTTGAGCACCTTGCTTGAACGCGTAGCAGGAAAGTCCGATGTGGCTGATGGCCTTGAGGATGAGCTCAGCCGTGCTGACCTCAAGCCGCTGAGCGAAATGCCGGAAGGCGTAGTGACCATGAACTCGATCATCCGGTTTGTGGACGAAGACGCCAACAAAGAACACGAAATGATGCTGGTGTACCCACACGAAGTGGGCGACAGCGCTCACAAAGTGTCCATTTTGGCCCCCGCTGGGGCGGCCATGCTGGGCCTAAGCATTGGCGACAGCATCGAGTGGCCCATGGCTGGCCGCAAGCCAATCCACCTGAAAGTGGTCAGCGTTACTCGAAACGCCTAATCAAAAAAGCCGCGCGAGGCTAAACCCCTGCGCGGCCTTTTTACGCCCTGCTTCAGTCTTCGATGAACACCAGGCTCTCTTCGGAATCTGCCGCTTCCAAACGCCCCAACGGCTGAAGCTCCAATCCTTGCTCTCGGGCTGCCGCTTCAAACGCTTCGCGACGATTTTCCGCCACGCTCACCATCAATCCACCACTGGTTTGCGGATCACAGAACAGCAATTTATCCGCCTCGGTCATACCTGAAATGGCGTTACCGAAAGCCGCCGCATTGCGGTGCGTGCCACCGGGAATGCAGTCTGCATCAATATAGGGCTGCAAATTAGGCAAGGTGGGGATGGCCTTACGGCTAACGGTGGCTTTCACGCCGCTGCCACGACAAATCTCCAGCAAGTGCCCCGCCAGGCCAAAGCCGGTGACATCGGTCATCGCACTCACACCTTCGATCTGGGAGAACACCTCACCCACTTTATTCAGAGTCGACATATTCTCGACCGCAACCGCCAAATCGTCCGGCGACACTTTACCCTTCTTCGAAGCGCTGGTGAGAATGCCCACGCCCAGAGGTTTGGTGAGATACAGAAGATCCCCCGCCTTGGCTGTGTCGTTGCGAATAATACGGTCAACATTCACCGTACCGGTAACGGCCAAACCGAAAATCGGTTCCGGCGAATCAATGCTGTGTCCACCCGCAAGCGCAATGCCCGCTTCAGCGCACACCGCACGGCCGCCATCGATCACCTTGGCGGCAATCTCTGGTGCCAGCTCGTTCACCGGCCAACCCAGAATCGCAATCGCCATCACCGGCTTTCCGCCCATGGCATACACATCGCTGATTGCGTTTGCCGCAGCAATTCGACCGAAATCGAACGGATCATCCACCACCGGCATAAAGAAGTCTGTGGTACTGATAACGCCCACACCGTTGCCGATATCGGCGACCGCTGCATCATCACGACTATCGTTGCCTACCAGCAATTTCGGGTCATGAAAATCCGGCATGTCCGTGTGAAGAATTCGATCAAGAACGTCTGGAGCAATCTTGCAGCCACAGCCCGCACCATGGCTGAACTCGGTCAATTTGATAGACAAGGTTTCTTCCTTCTATACGTTACGGAGTGAGCTTGGGTTTTTGCTAGTATACCCAGAACCAACAAATTTACAGATCAGCACACTTTGCAGCCACCACACAGGAACGTCAATGAGTAATCCAGCCAGCAAGCCAGATCACCAGGGCCCCGCCACCCGCATCATCCACAACCAGCGCCATAAAGACACCTTTGGCAGCCCCTACTCCCCCATTTACAACACCACCACATACCGGTTCGAGAACACCGCTGCCTTGCTCGACATGATCGAAGGTCGCAGCGAAGGCTATCTCTACACTCGCTGGGGCACCAACCCCAGCATTCAGGAGCTGGAACAAGGACTGGCAGGCTTGGAACAGGCTGAAGCTGCACTCGCGTTTGCCTCTGGTATGGCGGCAATTTCCGCGACCTTACTCACTCACGGCCGCAATGGCATAGTTTGCGTAGGCGACCTTTACGGCGGCACTCAAGCGTTTCTGGTCGATCAATGCCAAGCCTTGGGCATTCCAGTGACCTTCCTGTTTCGGGAAGAACAGAACCAGCTGGCAGACCACCTGGAACAACCCGGCAAACTGGTGTACTTCGAAACACCGGCAAACCCCAACATGGCAATGCTGGACATTAACGCCATCGCGGAAACCGCCCACAAACACGACGCCCTGGTTGCCGTAGACAACACCTTCGCCAGCCCCATCAACCAGAAGCCGCTGGGTCTAGGTGCCGACCTGGTGTTGCACAGCGCCAGCAAATATCTGGGCGGCCATAGTGACATCACCGCCGGTGCACTGATGACGTCGGCAGCACTTGCCAAACCCGTCGCCACTTGGCGCAAGAACCTGGGCCAACTCATCGCTCCGGAAACCGCTGCCCTGCTGTCACGGAGCCTTCGCACACTGCCGGTCAGAATCCGCCAGCACAATGAGAACGCGATGCAGGTGGCCCAAGCGATGGAAACTCATCCGAAAGTCACCAAAGTACACTACCCGGGACTGCCGTCCTTTGAAGGCCACGAGCTGGCCTGCAAGCAGATGACCGGCTTCGGCGGCATGCTCAGTATTGAAGTGGAAGGTGGCCAAGAGGCGGCAGCAAGGGTGGCCGACAGCCTCAAAGTGTTTCTTCTCGCCACCAGCCTTGGCGGCGTTGAAAGCCTCGTTAGCCAACCCAGCGCCACCAGCCATCACGGCATCAGCCGCGAAGAGCGCCTCAAGCGCGGAATCGGCGATGGCATGTTGCGCCTGTCGGTAGGCCTGGAGGATGCGACCGACCTGATCGATGACCTGACACAAGCTCTGGGCTGAACAATTTGGTGCGGCTTTCGTTCAATAAAGCGGGAGCCGCACAGCACTCACTGTCACTGCCAAAACGCCTGCTATACTTTTTGTAGCGCCTGGCTGGCCGGCCAAGCTCGAAGGGCACCTACCTTTTCGAGGTACCCGCCCCCTTTGAACGAGTGAAGCTGTCATGCTCACCACCAATTACTTTTACGCCTGCCTACTGGCAGCGTTATTAATTAACCCCGCCGACTCTAACGCCGAACTGCCAGATCGTGTCCAAATTGCCGCGATTTATGATGAGCCCACCACAGCCGCAGGCGCAGCCATACTCAAGCGAGCCTATCAACGGCTAGGCGTAGATGCCTCAGTACTCATCACGCCCTCACGCAGAGCCTTGATGATGGCCGACACAGGGTTATTAGACGGCGACCTTTTCCGGATAGGCCGCGTTGCGCAGCTGTTTCCGAATCTGATTCGCGTAGAGCACGTGCTATTTCGTGGCACCTTACGAGCGGTTGTTCGCAAAGACGAAACACACGTTCTAGCCCTCCCCCCACCGCAATCAATGACGGTTGCAATCAGACGAGGCATCATTATTTCCGAATTAACGGCACGGAACATGGGCGTAACACCCGTGTATGCCAACAGCAATAGTCAGGCACTTAGCCTGCTTCAATCCAAACGGGTAGACGCTGCATTTTTTACTGTGATTTCCCAATTCAACCCAATCGCTCCGCAAGATCTGACCGGCTTGAATGTTGTCGAGAAGCCACTGGCTGCTTTTGATCTTTATCACTACCTAAACCGGCGACATTGGGAGCTGGCCAACGCACTGCCTGACGTTCTCAGGCAGATGGAGCAAGAGGGTGTTATTGAGAAGGTGCTGGAAAGTTTTAGAGAGCGGCAGGGGGAGTGGGAAACAGATTAGGTTAGAGCCAATCTTAACTGCAATGGAGAAAGTCCGACCTTACTCCAGTCATCTCGATTACCAACGACTTGACTATCAATCCAGACAGCTACCTCAGTAGTATCGATAATGCAGTCTCGTTCGGCGCATTCTCTCAACGAAGGCCTCCCCAACTATTCAAGGCTACCGGTTGAGGGATACTAGTGCACTCGCCCGTTTTCAGGCCTGCTTGCATCTACGGCAAGGGTCATCGGATGGGTTTATTAAAAGGTCATTTGTTATATCCTTATCGCTAAGACAATATGTCAGTGTCTTCGACAAGCTGTAGTAATGGAGAAGTTATCATGCCCCGGGCAAATCATTGGAGCGACAAGGAAATTGCACTAACCGTTGCCGACTACATGAAGATGCTAACGCTTGAACTTGCAGGCCAGCGGTACAATAAGAGCTCTCACCGAAGGGAGTTACTTAAAAAACTAAACGGACGAAGTGATACCGCTGTTGAGCTCAAACATCAGAATATCAGCGCAGTTCTTCGTGACCTGAACTGTTTCTGGATACCAGGCTACAAACCTCGCGGCCATTACCAGCAAGCTTTAGCGGTATATGTTGAAGACTGGATTAATTCACACTCTGATTTCGACCACGCTTCCCAAGCTGCTGTCCAGCAGCCAGCCTTTGTTCCGAGCGGCGTTGAGTTTTCTAATCTTTTGGTTCAGGCACCCGAACCCGCGCTAAAGGTTCAAGAGCCACGCCCCACCTACACTCCTAATCGTGTTGCCTCAAAAAGAGATTACCTTGCCCAAGAAGCCCGAAATTCTGCACTGGGCTACGCAGGAGAGCTGCTGGCGATGGAATACGAAGAATATCGACTAAGATCCGCGGGGCAAAAGACGCTAGCTGACCGCATTGAGCATGTTGCAAAATCTCAAGGGGACGGGCTTGGGTACGATATCCTGTCATTTGAAACATCTGGAGAGGAAAGATTCATTGAGGTGAAGACGACCGCTTTCGCTAAAGAAACCCCTTTTTATGCTTCCCGAAACGAAGTCTCATTCTCGGAGGATTTTAGTGATCAGTTTCACCTCTATCGGCTATTTGAGTTTCGAAAATCACCCAAGCTGTTTTCTTTAAAGGGAACCATTAGCGACCACTGCCACATGGATCCAGTAAACTATCTCTGTAAGCTATTCTGACTCAACAAGCCTCCCCAACCAAGCCGCCCCACGCACCCCACTAGAATCGCCGTGCACTGCCCGTACAACGGGCGTGTCGCATTCGCTACCAAACACATAGCTCGGTAGCCTTAGTGGCAGCTCTTGGTAGATTTTCCCGGTATTACTCATGCCGCCGCCCAGCACGATGATGTCGGGGTCTAGCACGTTGATGACAGCCGCCAAGCCGCGGGCCAGGTGATCAAGGTATCGATTGAGTGTTTCAGACGCTGCTTTATCGCCGTTGCTGGCGCTCTCGGTGATGGTTTTTGCAGGTAGGTTCTGGCCGTGCAGGAATTGGTGGGTCAGTGATAACCCGGTGCCAGACAGGAAGGTTTCGTTACAGCCGCGGCGGCCGCA
This window encodes:
- a CDS encoding PEGA domain-containing protein; translation: MVDFRPLMFINALALMLLVTAGFASVQHVPVLKSSGEPSSAMQQQTLASLPAPAAAPKERAAQPLSSAALPEETNDAIYAEQPTSVTPSSEHSITAEAFEVEPIPDDLQTVAFAEPFTPPPIKPEPATTGKLVLRSNVVGDQVRINGKNYGATRLDLELEPGRYEIIIEKPGFKPWQNAIALKAGQDLTLVGQLEQYTTVNYSNGRWIGGVKTGDGSWVDESGLRYEGHFVNGLFDGTGTAWYPDGSRYDGDWVKGQQHGEGQWRGADNAQYTGRFERNEFHGQGTLTKANGDILTGNWMQGKMQGLGSLTTADGLLYVGNFRNGEFHGEGTLTYPDGRSYEGQFSNGTFHGKGSEIFADGKKYDGQYMDGKFHGAGLLRNPNGSSIEATFRLGEPYGKVRLTTAAGEVFTARTTEPGVCYRDKSYRATQCPQLEGW
- a CDS encoding response regulator, with the protein product MAIKNALLVDDSKVARFALSKILENRDMEVNMASSAEEALEFLSKNPAPDVIFMDHLMPGMSGVEAAKAIKNNPDTAGIPIIMCTSKKSSSFSDEAKNFGIYSILTKPPQSEGLTIMLEQLATDVERGTLPMPENLSSPASDEEAAITLPTQSSSESTSAAGANEVPLTAELIEQISRSAVKTNINNRLHELLKDLFDEQYIHVKRALEDNEKKQEAQIKEHLKTLTELVDERTRNLRDEVAAEINMNLSRELAISRKEMAKNSGFTAEHMAELKDHITSVQTIDTEFWQTLQSEAVQQAHEISRETAEDIAQRTIDLYVAQQKAAHSRIYTLGLAVSLGIFSVGIAWLSGLFG
- a CDS encoding nucleotidyltransferase family protein, whose product is MLAAGRSARMGRAKQTLNIPGQGTLLGHAIGQARLLSRCVSVVVGARYPLIRYRCGQSATRWVYCSGWQQGLSASLAAGINTLGPSARGVYVLVGDQPLLDQRGLVALRDGARQMPDQVWAADYGSRVGVPAWIPRRLWPEVLRLQGDAGAGRVLNQVDACRVKIAGVALDVDTPARWQDIKQMLAEQA
- a CDS encoding 6-carboxytetrahydropterin synthase — translated: MNHLFVDNLTVIDFAYLDPTRGLVGESWIADVVLGGELDDQGMVFDFSNVKRTIKRVIDERVDHRLVIPRGYEGLHWDEDQPNTFRWDLTNGGHISHTSPDEAVVWLSSERVEKPAVAALLEKELKAVLPGNVTTVEINLREDIIEGPYYHYVHGLKKHLGNCQRIAHGHRSPIRIDRNGQRDTELEKRWAKLWEDIYVGTEEDVTRRFVGDDGQHYISFDYEANQGEFALTLPESRVYMLETDTTVELIAAHMADVLKAEFPEDEIRVKAYEGVGKGAIAVR
- the gltX gene encoding glutamate--tRNA ligase, whose amino-acid sequence is MTVRTRIAPSPTGDPHVGTAYVALFNLCFARQHGGQFILRIEDTDQVRSTAESEQDILKALRWLGLNWDEGPDVGGPHGPYRQSERKHMYAQYAEDLVTAGHAFYCFRTPEELDAIREERKANGQNPGIKGDLELSQEEVKRRLDAGESYVIRMKVPDEGVCEIQDMLRGTIEIDWAQVDCQILLKSDGMPTYHLANVVDDHLMEITHVLRGEEWINSAPKHKLLYEYFGWDMPELCHLPLLRNPDKSKLSKRKNPTSINFYERMGFMPEAVTNYLGRMGWSMPDEREKFSLDEMIENFDIQRVSLGGPVFDVEKLRWLNGQWVRDDLSDEQFMARLRDWWFNEDALKALVPHIKGRAEVFSDVAPMAQFMFSGMLNLKPEDFEHKKLEQAQVKRVLQFTLWRLEAQRHWSKDTIFADIKALAKAMDLKMGDFMFSIFVAIAGTPNSWSVMDSMALLGPDMTRSRLRSALDVLGGFSKKETKKVEKEYAALDV
- a CDS encoding zinc ABC transporter substrate-binding protein; translation: MNFTKTTLALGLAALVSATPAFATNIVASIKPIELIVKAVAGDNMNVSTIVPPGSSPHNYSMKPSQRRALEQADAIFWVGPDMETFLSRLLGGKEFAGKVVAFTEPSEGEPDMHHDHHDHHDHHHHHGHDHGDGEDPHLWVDPGMALQMAKAVHAKLSTLDGINTSELDANLERFEQSLHTTEQRIKASFNQLEGTSLFAYHNAFERFAEHYELDLAGVLTLNPELSPGARHIAEVQKKLRAANQPCLLTEPQFNRQWWRSITEGLTVTVSTWDPLATDINSTANGYLEFQQSIANAVLECLPQ
- a CDS encoding AEC family transporter; protein product: MQVVVQALVPVFVLIMLGHVLRRINFPGGDFWPQAERFTYYILFPAMLVFKLGQARLPVSAYADTALLIISMLAAMTLALVVVQLFWRWSGPVFSSVYQGAIRFNSYVGLAAGGMLLGDDGLSLTAIAVAIMVPMLNLLCILMFSLVAGQDKVSLKQVLRAIVTNPLIVGSVLGVLWSFFEIGFHPLLAGTLEPLSNLALPMGLMTVGAGLQLSALRGASAPFLVSSALKLLAFPMMAVGLAWMLGLNGLLVQVAVLLATLPTATSAYILARQLGGDAPLMAGIISGQTLLAMVSIPLMLSLLW